The proteins below come from a single Maridesulfovibrio frigidus DSM 17176 genomic window:
- a CDS encoding glycosyltransferase family 9 protein, protein MEFIMKRALVVQLTRFGDLVQTKRLILTLAGRGLEVHLCIDRSLNDLAEILYPNCIIHTLIAHGTGISGDGISSALPVNYKVFQTLKDINFDYIYNLNFSPMNYMMASMFNPEKVIGHKRVNGQPIRNPWIDFGFRIATERRNNINIVDYWAALSPEMIPASEVNPLATPKGGGIGVVMAGRESRRSLPIDVLAPMVMAARSVNKNKKIFLLGSSSEKDAGKKLLAKFPPSIAKDVENLVGTTGWEDLSKTVSNLDLLMTPDTGTMHLAAHFGTPVLGFFLSSAWCFETGPYGKGHTIIQADFDCSPCVESQPCYNNLKCLEPFKEPSMPRFIATRKPDHLPQGLSVFESTCDFLGTKYVLKAGQDITSERRERLRNFIGCHLGILDIGEYGPFPELAEKFYKEKDWITGSRL, encoded by the coding sequence ATGGAATTTATTATGAAACGAGCTCTTGTTGTACAACTCACAAGGTTTGGAGACCTTGTCCAGACTAAAAGACTTATCCTTACCCTTGCCGGGCGCGGACTGGAAGTCCATCTTTGCATTGATCGTTCGCTTAATGATCTGGCTGAAATTTTATACCCTAATTGTATCATCCACACGCTAATTGCACATGGAACAGGGATTTCTGGAGACGGTATAAGCTCGGCTCTTCCAGTTAATTACAAAGTTTTTCAGACACTTAAAGATATTAATTTCGATTACATTTATAACTTAAATTTCTCTCCCATGAACTATATGATGGCCTCAATGTTTAACCCTGAAAAAGTCATTGGGCACAAACGGGTAAACGGCCAACCTATACGTAACCCATGGATCGACTTTGGATTTCGGATTGCCACTGAAAGACGCAACAATATCAATATAGTAGACTACTGGGCTGCACTTAGTCCTGAAATGATACCAGCCTCAGAAGTTAATCCGCTAGCAACGCCTAAAGGCGGCGGAATAGGTGTTGTTATGGCTGGGAGAGAGTCACGCAGATCACTTCCTATAGATGTACTTGCCCCGATGGTTATGGCAGCCAGATCTGTAAATAAAAATAAAAAAATATTTCTGCTAGGCAGCAGTTCCGAAAAAGATGCTGGGAAAAAACTATTGGCAAAATTTCCGCCATCCATAGCGAAAGATGTTGAAAACCTTGTTGGAACAACAGGTTGGGAAGATTTATCGAAGACCGTTTCAAATCTTGACCTGCTTATGACTCCAGATACCGGAACCATGCACCTTGCCGCACACTTCGGAACACCTGTGTTGGGATTTTTCCTTTCATCCGCATGGTGCTTTGAAACTGGGCCATACGGCAAAGGACATACAATTATTCAAGCGGATTTTGATTGCTCTCCATGTGTTGAATCTCAGCCGTGCTATAATAATTTAAAATGTCTTGAGCCTTTTAAAGAGCCATCCATGCCTAGATTTATCGCAACACGTAAGCCAGATCACCTGCCGCAAGGGTTGTCAGTATTTGAATCTACTTGTGATTTCCTCGGCACTAAGTACGTATTAAAGGCAGGGCAGGACATTACTAGCGAACGCAGAGAAAGATTGCGCAATTTCATTGGGTGCCACCTTGGAATACTAGATATTGGCGAATACGGACCTTTTCCTGAACTTGCGGAAAAATTTTACAAAGAAAAAGACTGGATAACAGGATCGAGGTTATAA
- a CDS encoding CgeB family protein encodes MNSKKILRILVVLPLYGGSLPVGRFCVAALKEMGHLVETFEAPEFYDAYNALDNLKVTSDRHQYLQNSFLQVLSQAVLAKTETFEPDMVLSMAQAPLTHQALKRLKRDKVITAMWFVEDFRLFTYWQSFAPFYDIFAVIQKEHFFDKLKEIGVNNTLYLPLAAHPDFHHPLNIGVIDRRKYGADVSFMGAGYPNRRMAFRKLIHHGLKIWGSEWEGDHILDKYIQLGGRRVSSEECVKIFNATKINLNLHSSINADELVSGGDFINPRTFELAACGAFQLVDRRSLMSEAFSEGELAHFDNLEDLDEKISYFLSHPDERDLYAEKGRKRVLAEHTYVIRMQTLIDFAMDKIDGWPKERTSEELFTPDFPEELKSEVVNLIEKLGLPLNVSFEDLISAIRQQQGELDPLDTAVLFLDEWKKIYKR; translated from the coding sequence TTGAACTCGAAAAAAATTCTGAGAATACTTGTTGTACTTCCTTTATATGGAGGTTCATTACCTGTTGGAAGATTCTGCGTAGCCGCTCTCAAAGAAATGGGACACCTCGTTGAAACTTTTGAGGCTCCGGAATTCTATGACGCTTATAATGCTCTTGATAATCTGAAGGTTACGTCAGACAGGCATCAATATTTGCAAAATAGCTTCCTTCAAGTATTGTCGCAGGCAGTCTTAGCCAAAACCGAGACATTTGAGCCGGACATGGTGCTTTCCATGGCGCAGGCACCGCTTACACATCAAGCATTAAAGAGATTGAAGCGGGATAAAGTTATCACAGCCATGTGGTTTGTAGAAGACTTCCGGCTATTTACCTATTGGCAGAGCTTCGCTCCGTTTTATGATATTTTTGCTGTGATTCAAAAAGAGCATTTTTTTGATAAACTTAAGGAAATAGGAGTGAATAACACTCTTTATCTTCCTCTAGCGGCTCACCCGGACTTTCATCATCCTCTAAATATTGGCGTCATAGATAGGCGCAAATATGGCGCGGACGTTTCATTTATGGGGGCAGGGTACCCAAATCGGCGCATGGCTTTTCGCAAACTGATTCATCACGGACTCAAAATATGGGGCTCTGAATGGGAAGGAGATCATATTCTCGATAAGTATATTCAGCTTGGCGGACGCAGGGTTTCCTCTGAAGAATGCGTGAAAATTTTCAATGCAACAAAAATAAATTTAAACCTCCATTCATCAATTAATGCAGATGAACTCGTCAGTGGGGGAGATTTTATTAACCCGAGAACTTTTGAACTGGCTGCTTGCGGAGCTTTTCAACTAGTTGATCGCAGATCACTTATGTCAGAAGCATTTTCTGAAGGTGAACTGGCACATTTTGATAACCTTGAAGATTTAGATGAGAAAATCAGCTACTTTTTATCCCACCCTGATGAACGGGATCTTTATGCAGAAAAAGGGCGAAAGCGCGTCCTTGCTGAGCATACATACGTTATTAGAATGCAGACCTTAATTGACTTTGCTATGGATAAAATTGATGGATGGCCTAAAGAAAGGACCTCAGAAGAGCTCTTTACTCCTGATTTTCCCGAAGAATTAAAGAGTGAAGTGGTCAACCTAATTGAGAAGCTGGGGCTTCCATTAAATGTATCATTTGAAGATCTTATTAGCGCAATAAGACAACAGCAAGGTGAATTGGATCCACTCGACACAGCAGTTTTATTTCTAGATGAATGGAAAAAAATATACAAAAGATGA
- a CDS encoding CheR family methyltransferase, which produces MSGLFSGSGFSGGIKISTLEFTQLKDIIYELSGIFLNSNRKYLVENRFSGRILELNLKSFKEYIEYLKYDRNKAAELNKLADLITTNETSFFRDNAQLKVFTNETLRKIVDEKRKSGKLDIKIWSAGCSSGEEPYTLSIIIHEMLKAELSKWRIQITANDISSDIIEKAKKGEYAKYAFKTTPSLITKKYFTETSPGVFQVNADIKKLVRFAKINLNDRIALKKIPKSDIVLCRNVIIYFDKEMKKKVVSAFYDNLIEGGHLYVGHSESLHTITNTFKAKHHEGAISYRKI; this is translated from the coding sequence ATGTCAGGCCTTTTTTCAGGAAGCGGCTTCAGTGGTGGAATAAAAATTTCCACACTAGAATTTACACAACTCAAAGATATTATCTATGAGTTATCTGGTATATTCCTAAATAGTAACAGAAAGTATCTTGTTGAAAACAGGTTTTCTGGCCGTATTCTTGAGCTTAATTTAAAAAGTTTTAAAGAATACATAGAATATTTAAAATATGACAGAAATAAAGCGGCTGAATTAAATAAATTAGCTGACCTCATTACGACAAACGAAACAAGCTTTTTCAGGGATAATGCACAGCTTAAAGTCTTCACCAACGAAACTTTACGCAAAATTGTTGACGAGAAACGTAAATCAGGAAAACTGGATATCAAGATATGGTCTGCCGGATGCTCGTCTGGGGAAGAACCTTACACGCTATCAATAATCATCCATGAAATGCTGAAAGCTGAGCTTTCCAAGTGGCGCATACAGATCACTGCGAATGATATTTCTTCCGACATCATCGAGAAGGCGAAAAAAGGTGAGTATGCAAAGTACGCATTCAAAACAACTCCTTCTCTTATTACTAAAAAATATTTCACTGAAACTTCTCCCGGTGTATTTCAAGTCAATGCGGACATAAAAAAGCTTGTTCGTTTTGCCAAAATCAACCTAAACGATCGAATTGCATTAAAAAAGATCCCTAAATCAGATATCGTTTTGTGTCGAAATGTGATAATTTATTTCGATAAAGAAATGAAAAAGAAAGTTGTAAGTGCTTTTTATGACAACCTAATTGAGGGTGGACATCTTTATGTAGGGCATTCTGAATCTTTACATACGATAACTAACACCTTTAAAGCCAAACACCATGAAGGAGCCATCTCTTACAGGAAGATTTAA
- a CDS encoding HDOD domain-containing protein, producing the protein MRSVGIDDLEPGMILGADLLHAGRMLLPAGSVITSSNIVFFQRQGIGDVKVLSSPLAEPDEESANMAFRYVRDYFMFVNHDHPAIMKMFDIAVHRAAVQIMEGWKLPTYEEQTVTELEDMRDLFFRDEGKVEDVVDAEIKIASFPDIFFKVKKVVDDPSASAQEIAAVVGLDVGISAQLLKLVNSPLYGFPSKIDSLTRAVALVGSKELCTLALGLSTISYFKDIPPELIDMRTFWLHSLTCGVFAKIISEKVDGVVPEVMFTAGLLHDVGRLIIFKKMPCSSIQAMLYARENFIPLVEAEEMTLGFNHEHVAKDMLGKWNFPSELTDIISHHHSPQDAESKIQATILQVADNLTNAIEISNGGMYVLPGIEDGAWELLGIDAACLSSIVEEYDHQIEDLFQVFFT; encoded by the coding sequence ATGCGTAGTGTAGGAATTGATGATCTTGAGCCCGGTATGATTTTAGGCGCGGATTTGCTTCATGCAGGAAGAATGCTTCTTCCTGCTGGGTCTGTTATTACCAGTAGTAATATTGTTTTTTTTCAGAGGCAGGGCATTGGCGATGTAAAAGTCCTAAGTTCTCCGCTGGCCGAACCTGACGAAGAAAGTGCGAATATGGCTTTTCGTTATGTTAGGGATTATTTCATGTTTGTAAACCATGATCACCCCGCCATAATGAAAATGTTTGATATAGCTGTACATCGTGCCGCTGTGCAAATTATGGAAGGGTGGAAGCTGCCTACATATGAAGAACAGACCGTAACAGAACTCGAAGATATGCGAGACCTTTTCTTCCGAGACGAAGGCAAGGTTGAAGACGTAGTTGACGCAGAGATAAAAATTGCTTCTTTTCCAGATATATTTTTCAAAGTTAAAAAAGTTGTTGATGATCCATCTGCATCTGCTCAAGAAATTGCAGCGGTTGTAGGTCTTGACGTGGGGATCTCAGCTCAGCTTCTAAAACTAGTCAACAGCCCTTTGTATGGATTTCCATCCAAAATAGATTCACTTACTCGCGCAGTTGCCCTTGTAGGGAGCAAAGAACTTTGCACCTTAGCTCTAGGCCTTTCGACTATCAGCTATTTTAAAGACATTCCTCCGGAACTAATTGATATGCGCACCTTCTGGCTGCATTCATTGACCTGCGGAGTATTTGCTAAAATTATTTCTGAGAAAGTTGACGGAGTTGTCCCTGAAGTCATGTTCACAGCTGGGCTGTTGCACGATGTAGGACGACTTATCATCTTTAAAAAAATGCCTTGTAGTTCAATTCAAGCAATGCTGTACGCAAGAGAAAACTTTATTCCGCTTGTTGAAGCAGAGGAAATGACCCTCGGTTTCAACCATGAACACGTCGCAAAAGACATGCTGGGTAAATGGAATTTTCCTTCAGAACTTACTGATATCATTAGCCATCATCACTCACCTCAAGATGCCGAATCTAAAATTCAGGCAACAATTCTTCAGGTTGCGGATAATTTGACAAATGCTATCGAAATTTCAAACGGCGGGATGTATGTTCTTCCAGGTATTGAAGATGGAGCTTGGGAATTACTTGGTATTGATGCAGCTTGCTTGTCATCGATTGTCGAAGAATATGACCACCAGATAGAAGACCTTTTTCAAGTATTTTTCACTTAA
- a CDS encoding sensor histidine kinase, whose protein sequence is MSSLKKLVIENIVESISVGLMVISNTGEIVFLNKAVCKILDLNLTEHLGCGWGELFIKNESSNVEFNQVIIDLIDEQKIGLTHRVSYYPESSNSTKELSITSSFLSNNSKILGMVFLFEDVTDSHQAEERERRISSRNVELQKERIAGLDALAQAVAHQVRNPTSIIGGLANIVSRKLPDKDPLQKEMQAISEEAMKLEKLVSVVRTYSTIPQPILSEINVGSFFEKAIERANIILAKIGENTVVNIESNISELNIDGSLFTSVIVELLLNASNFTPSPSTKVDIKVFIENDILTIKVIDHGLGIETKILPYVCDPFFSTKAKGVGMGLSLVKKIVFEHQGKLFIESAGPNMGTTVTIELLCSDGICCHKNNMF, encoded by the coding sequence ATGTCTTCGCTAAAAAAGCTTGTTATTGAAAATATTGTTGAAAGTATTAGTGTTGGATTAATGGTTATTTCGAATACAGGCGAAATAGTTTTTTTAAATAAGGCTGTATGTAAAATACTTGATTTAAATTTAACCGAACATCTTGGGTGTGGTTGGGGTGAACTTTTTATCAAAAATGAATCTTCAAATGTTGAATTCAATCAGGTTATTATAGATCTTATTGATGAGCAGAAGATTGGTCTTACGCATCGAGTCTCTTATTATCCTGAAAGTAGTAACTCTACTAAAGAATTATCAATAACATCTTCTTTTCTTAGTAATAATTCAAAAATATTAGGGATGGTTTTCCTTTTTGAAGACGTTACGGATTCCCATCAAGCGGAAGAGCGTGAACGCAGAATATCATCTAGAAATGTGGAGTTGCAAAAAGAGAGAATTGCGGGACTTGACGCTCTTGCGCAAGCGGTAGCCCATCAAGTTCGGAACCCCACTTCAATTATTGGTGGTTTGGCTAATATTGTTTCTCGAAAACTCCCCGATAAAGATCCTTTGCAGAAAGAAATGCAGGCCATTTCTGAAGAGGCTATGAAGCTAGAGAAGCTTGTTTCTGTTGTAAGGACATATTCTACAATTCCGCAGCCAATTTTAAGTGAAATTAATGTAGGTTCTTTCTTTGAAAAGGCAATTGAAAGGGCAAATATAATTTTAGCGAAAATAGGTGAAAATACAGTTGTAAATATTGAAAGCAATATCTCAGAGCTTAATATTGACGGTTCTTTATTTACATCAGTAATCGTTGAACTATTGCTTAATGCCAGTAACTTTACACCGAGTCCATCCACTAAAGTAGACATAAAAGTCTTTATTGAAAACGACATCTTAACAATTAAAGTGATAGATCATGGGCTTGGTATTGAGACGAAAATTTTACCTTATGTTTGCGATCCTTTTTTTTCTACAAAAGCTAAGGGCGTTGGAATGGGCCTCTCTTTAGTAAAAAAGATAGTATTTGAACACCAAGGCAAACTCTTTATAGAAAGCGCTGGGCCAAATATGGGAACAACGGTAACTATTGAGTTATTATGTTCTGATGGTATCTGTTGTCATAAAAACAATATGTTTTAA
- a CDS encoding replication-associated recombination protein A — protein sequence MKLELTDNQPLADRIRPTTLDQFVGQNHLRERIEAFDRSKRLPSLLLFGPPGCGKSTLAMLLAQSTGRHYMRVSAPEAGIAALRKKLAGMDILILDELHRFSKAQQDFFLPILESGEITLLATTTENPSFSVTKQLLSRLHVLRLRSLTKLDLADIAKRAIEELEFELEEESINLISSMSGGDGRTLLNLIEYASQLPKDKREPEKLRTILPETIVRGDRDGDSHYELASAMIKSIRGSDPDAALYYLGCLLESGEDPKFITRRLIISAGEDIGLADPYALTMAVSCQQAVEFIGMPEGFIPLSETTVYLALAPKSNTTYAAYHTIKQEIRQNGMQPVPLHLRNATSALQKEWGYGRNYKYPHSFPKAWVEQDYLPPELSDRVFYHSKEQGEEPRLNAWLKGQKRSAHPRVEPPPSRNRKK from the coding sequence TTGAAGCTCGAGCTAACAGATAATCAGCCCCTTGCGGATCGCATTCGCCCCACTACCTTGGATCAATTCGTCGGACAGAATCATCTCCGTGAACGTATCGAAGCGTTCGATAGATCCAAAAGGTTGCCAAGTTTATTGCTTTTCGGTCCTCCGGGATGCGGCAAATCGACCTTAGCAATGCTCCTTGCTCAATCGACTGGACGGCACTACATGCGAGTCAGTGCTCCGGAAGCAGGGATTGCCGCGCTTAGAAAAAAACTTGCTGGAATGGATATTCTCATTCTTGATGAGCTTCACAGATTTTCAAAAGCACAGCAGGATTTTTTCCTGCCTATTCTAGAGTCTGGCGAAATAACTTTACTCGCAACTACGACCGAGAACCCTTCTTTTAGCGTTACAAAACAACTTTTATCAAGGCTGCATGTTCTTCGGCTTAGATCTTTAACAAAACTTGATTTAGCTGATATTGCCAAGCGGGCAATCGAAGAGTTGGAATTCGAGCTTGAAGAGGAAAGCATTAACTTGATTTCTTCCATGTCTGGTGGTGATGGGCGCACCCTTCTTAACCTGATTGAATATGCGTCTCAGCTTCCTAAAGATAAAAGAGAACCTGAAAAACTACGCACCATCTTGCCTGAAACGATAGTTCGCGGTGACCGTGACGGAGATTCTCATTATGAACTTGCTTCAGCCATGATCAAGTCCATTCGCGGCAGTGATCCTGACGCGGCTTTGTATTATCTTGGTTGTTTGCTCGAAAGCGGTGAAGACCCTAAATTTATTACACGTAGATTGATTATTTCTGCTGGTGAAGATATCGGGCTTGCAGATCCATATGCGCTGACTATGGCTGTTTCATGCCAGCAGGCTGTTGAATTTATAGGTATGCCTGAAGGATTTATTCCTTTGTCTGAAACTACAGTCTACTTGGCTCTGGCCCCGAAAAGCAATACGACGTACGCGGCCTATCATACGATAAAGCAAGAAATCCGGCAGAACGGTATGCAGCCGGTTCCTCTTCATTTAAGGAATGCGACTTCCGCACTGCAAAAAGAATGGGGATATGGCCGTAATTATAAGTACCCGCACTCTTTCCCGAAAGCATGGGTTGAGCAGGACTACTTGCCGCCTGAACTTTCCGACCGTGTTTTTTATCACTCTAAAGAACAGGGCGAAGAACCTCGCTTGAATGCTTGGCTTAAAGGACAGAAAAGATCGGCTCATCCGCGGGTTGAGCCCCCTCCAAGTCGAAATCGTAAAAAGTAA
- a CDS encoding 16S rRNA (uracil(1498)-N(3))-methyltransferase: MSRLNSFYLPPENWMSPFVLAGGEARHMCKVLRTKKGDTVRLFDGMGREGLFKVDEISKSRAALELESENILDDIRGLTLAIGWNKSSRRNWLLEKSVELQAMGLIFFQGEFSQGKVPENPKDTWQDKNVAAAKQCGNVWLPKLETVSGSIENLIERSKDFSNKIILWEKAEKDAVPDYAIFAQESTLAVIGPEGGFSSREAELLMDSGFIKCSLGDSILRWETAAMLCLGAAYLEKQKLSL; encoded by the coding sequence ATGTCCCGCCTAAATTCTTTCTACCTTCCTCCCGAAAATTGGATGTCCCCTTTTGTTCTTGCTGGCGGCGAAGCTCGTCATATGTGCAAAGTACTACGTACTAAAAAAGGTGATACCGTTCGCCTCTTTGATGGCATGGGCCGAGAAGGCCTTTTCAAAGTCGATGAAATTTCAAAAAGCCGAGCAGCCTTAGAGCTGGAAAGCGAAAATATTCTTGATGACATAAGAGGACTTACTCTTGCGATCGGATGGAATAAATCTAGTCGGCGCAATTGGCTGCTCGAAAAAAGTGTTGAGCTTCAGGCTATGGGGCTTATATTTTTTCAAGGTGAATTCAGTCAGGGTAAAGTTCCTGAAAATCCTAAAGATACATGGCAGGATAAAAATGTCGCAGCAGCTAAGCAGTGCGGCAATGTCTGGCTGCCTAAATTAGAGACAGTTTCCGGCTCTATTGAAAATCTGATTGAAAGATCCAAGGACTTTTCTAATAAAATTATTCTCTGGGAAAAAGCTGAAAAAGACGCTGTTCCCGATTATGCTATTTTTGCTCAAGAATCGACTTTAGCTGTAATCGGCCCTGAAGGAGGATTCAGCTCGCGTGAAGCTGAACTGTTAATGGATAGCGGTTTTATAAAGTGTAGTTTAGGCGATAGTATTTTACGGTGGGAGACTGCCGCGATGCTCTGTCTTGGCGCAGCTTACCTTGAGAAACAAAAACTTTCCCTCTAA
- the lysA gene encoding diaminopimelate decarboxylase encodes MHHFEFKNNELFAENANISELAKEYGTPLYVYSAATLRRHYEAFDSAFNDLDHLTCYSVKANSNLSVLKLLAEMGAGMDIVSGGELYRALKAGVPASRIVYSGVGKKAYEIAEALKADILMFNVESVAEMHRINEVAASMKKTARISFRINPDVDPKTHAYISTGMKKNKFGLDMDTALEAYKTAKTLSNVDPIGMDCHIGSQLTTIEPFLEALDKLLVFKGKLADMGIEIEHLDLGGGLGITYDDEQPPHPKEFGEALTKALEGQNLKIVLEPGRVIAGNAGILVTEVVYTKSTPSKNFLIVDAGMNDLIRPSLYQSFHNISEVVKNDRPKVEVDIVGPICESGDFLARDRELPEIKQGELLAVYSAGAYGFTMASNYNSRLRAAEIIVDGDDIIIARRRETYEDLLNLES; translated from the coding sequence ATGCATCATTTTGAATTTAAAAATAATGAACTTTTCGCAGAAAATGCAAATATCTCTGAACTTGCTAAAGAATACGGAACACCTCTTTACGTTTATTCCGCTGCAACACTTCGCAGACATTACGAAGCATTTGATTCTGCTTTTAATGATCTTGATCACCTCACCTGCTACTCTGTTAAGGCGAACTCAAACTTAAGTGTGCTTAAGCTTCTAGCTGAAATGGGCGCAGGTATGGATATTGTTTCTGGTGGAGAACTTTACAGAGCTCTTAAGGCCGGAGTTCCAGCCAGCCGCATAGTTTATTCAGGCGTTGGTAAAAAAGCATACGAAATTGCAGAAGCTCTTAAAGCTGATATTTTGATGTTTAATGTTGAATCTGTTGCTGAAATGCACAGAATTAACGAAGTTGCCGCATCAATGAAAAAAACTGCGCGCATTAGCTTCCGTATTAATCCTGACGTGGATCCTAAAACTCATGCTTACATTTCAACAGGAATGAAAAAGAATAAGTTTGGCCTCGATATGGATACAGCTCTTGAAGCTTACAAAACCGCGAAAACTCTTTCAAACGTCGATCCTATCGGCATGGATTGTCATATTGGTTCTCAGTTGACAACAATTGAACCTTTCCTTGAAGCTTTGGATAAACTTCTTGTGTTCAAGGGCAAACTTGCTGACATGGGCATTGAAATTGAACATCTCGACCTTGGTGGTGGACTCGGAATCACTTATGATGACGAACAGCCTCCGCATCCTAAAGAATTTGGTGAAGCATTAACTAAAGCTCTCGAAGGACAGAATTTGAAAATCGTTCTCGAGCCCGGGCGCGTTATCGCCGGTAATGCAGGAATTCTTGTTACCGAAGTTGTGTACACTAAAAGCACTCCTTCTAAGAATTTCTTGATTGTAGATGCTGGAATGAATGATTTGATTCGTCCTTCGCTTTATCAGTCCTTCCACAACATTTCTGAAGTTGTAAAAAATGACCGTCCTAAAGTTGAAGTAGACATCGTTGGACCTATTTGTGAATCCGGTGATTTCTTGGCTCGTGACCGTGAGCTTCCTGAAATTAAACAGGGTGAGTTGCTTGCGGTCTACTCTGCTGGTGCATATGGGTTCACCATGGCGTCCAACTACAACTCTCGTCTCAGAGCAGCTGAGATTATTGTTGATGGCGATGATATTATTATCGCACGCAGAAGAGAAACTTACGAAGATCTTCTTAATCTTGAATCTTAA